The Methanobacterium formicicum DSM 3637 nucleotide sequence GGTTCCCCTTTTCATATTTTTTCACAGAGAATTAGGGTTTTCCGAGAGAATTAGGGTTTTCCTAGAGAATGAGGGGTTATTGGAGTGAATTTGGTTATTGAACTTGCTATTTCCGTTTGAACTTAATAATTCAAGTCATTGGGCCTATTATCAAGTATTGAGCCTATTATTGAGCTAATGATTTATAATCTGGTGTTGGACTCATTATTCTAACTATAGGTCTATTATTCAAGTTATTAGGCTTATAATTAGAATTACTGGGCCAATTTTAAAGAAACTAACTATGGAGGGATTATCATAAAACCGAAAGTGATACTCAATGCAGCCATGACTCTGGATGGGAAAATCGCCACCAGAACAGGTAGTTCAGAAATTTCAGGTCAAGAAGACCTTTTAAGGGTACACAAGCTCCGGAAAGAGATGGATGCCATAATGGTGGGGATAAACACGGTAATGGTTGATGATCCACGTCTTACAGTCCACAAAATCTCTGCAAACTCCAATGATAACCCGATAAGGGTGGTGGTGGACAGTAAAGCCCGCACACCTCCAGAATACAGGATACTTAACCAGGAAGCTCCCACTATCATTGCTGTTTCCAGTGAAGCACCTTCAGATAAAATAAAGGCTCTTGAAGAAGATGGTAAGTCAGAAGTGATTATCTGTGGGGATAAACAGGTTGATCTGAATTGTTTAATGGATGAACTGGGAAATAAAGGGATTAAAACATTGATGCTTGAGGGTGGGTCCACCTTGAACTATTCAATGCTCAGTGCAGGTCTGGTAAATGAAGTAAGGGTGTGCATAGCGCCTATGATCGCAGGGGGAAATAGGGCTAAGACTCTGGTAGATGGGGATGGAGTAGATTACATGAAAGAGGCATTCCGTTTGAAGTTTAAAAAGAGTTATAATCTGGGGGCAGACCTCATAGTTGAGTATAATGTTTTATGAAGTTTCAATGGACTTTTCAGCATATAAATTCTTTATTTTTCATGTTAAACTAATTCCATTGCACTCCCTTTTTAAAAGTCTTTAAAAAAATTTTTAATTTATAATATGCCTTTTTTCTCCAGTATATGGAGTGGATTATCTCTTAAGACTTTTTTAATTTCATTTTCAGGCAGACCTGCTCCTAAAGCTATTTTTTTAGCCATTTCACAGTTTACCAGATCCCCTGGTGCGTGGGTGTCTGTGTCCACCACCAGATTGGCACCTACTTCCCGGGCTACCTGAACAACGTGTCCATTACCCAGGCTGTGGCCTCGTCTGGCACTTATCTCCAGGGCTATGTCATTTTCTTTAGCAATACG carries:
- a CDS encoding 2,5-diamino-6-(ribosylamino)-4(3H)-pyrimidinone 5'-phosphate reductase — its product is MKPKVILNAAMTLDGKIATRTGSSEISGQEDLLRVHKLRKEMDAIMVGINTVMVDDPRLTVHKISANSNDNPIRVVVDSKARTPPEYRILNQEAPTIIAVSSEAPSDKIKALEEDGKSEVIICGDKQVDLNCLMDELGNKGIKTLMLEGGSTLNYSMLSAGLVNEVRVCIAPMIAGGNRAKTLVDGDGVDYMKEAFRLKFKKSYNLGADLIVEYNVL